A part of Salmo trutta chromosome 15, fSalTru1.1, whole genome shotgun sequence genomic DNA contains:
- the LOC115148724 gene encoding uncharacterized protein LOC115148724 isoform X1: protein MWPTSKMHRRTKPPIIVSCGQDQASGDGWNINPEPLSQLDDGNDASTEDSPEPPKEPQGPLKDHRLIEVVPKVRPCRQQLDKETEWTNTNEENLRRIKENLTSIELNLEEGLETLNDGQDINQERQKKNEGCCRGWIAKWMERRKERLRDEDVARELKRMGEESPGMVSGPVFGNTGLYPLVTSAPRTLAEALRALPSAVAPPSPENVPRPLTPLSPVFIALPTTEKFPYRRSSRLAPITNLSETGPTGREGQ from the exons ATGTGGCCAACCAGCAAGATGCACAGAAGAACAAAGCCT CCAATCATTGTGAGCTGTGGGCAGGACCAGGCATCTGGGGATGGATGGAACATCAATCCAGAGCCTCTCAGCCAG CTCGATGATGGCAATGATGCCTCTACTGAggacagtccagagcctccaaagGAACCACAAGGACCACTGAAAGACCATCGACTG ATTGAGGTTGTCCCCAAGGTCCGGCCCTGCAGGCAGCAGCTGGACAAGGAGACAGAGTGGACCAACACCAACGAGGAGAACCTGAGGAGGATCAAAGAAAACCTGACCTCAATAGAACTCAACCTGGAGGAAGGCCTGGAGACGCTCAATGACGGTCAGGACATCAACCAAGAGAGGCAGAAGAAGAATGAGGGATGCTGTAGAGGATGGATTGCGAagtggatggagaggaggaaggagagactgAGGGATGAAGACGTGGCTAGGGAGCTCAAGAGGATGggcgaggag AGCCCAGGGATGGTCTCTGGTCCTGTGTTTGGCAACACTGGCCTCTATCCTCTTGTGACCTCAGCACCCCGGACCCTGGCTGAAGCCCTACgggccctgccctctgctgtggcCCCTCCCTCCCCAGAGAATGTCCCGAGGCCTCTGACTCCTCTCAGCCCTGTCTTTATTGCTCTACCCACTACAGAGAAGTTCCCATACCGCCGTAGCTCTCGGCTGGCCCCCATAACCAACCTGAGTGAGACCGGCCCCACAG GAAGGGAAGGTCAATAA
- the LOC115148724 gene encoding uncharacterized protein LOC115148724 isoform X2 codes for MWPTSKMHRRTKPPIIVSCGQDQASGDGWNINPEPLSQLDDGNDASTEDSPEPPKEPQGPLKDHRLVRPCRQQLDKETEWTNTNEENLRRIKENLTSIELNLEEGLETLNDGQDINQERQKKNEGCCRGWIAKWMERRKERLRDEDVARELKRMGEESPGMVSGPVFGNTGLYPLVTSAPRTLAEALRALPSAVAPPSPENVPRPLTPLSPVFIALPTTEKFPYRRSSRLAPITNLSETGPTGREGQ; via the exons ATGTGGCCAACCAGCAAGATGCACAGAAGAACAAAGCCT CCAATCATTGTGAGCTGTGGGCAGGACCAGGCATCTGGGGATGGATGGAACATCAATCCAGAGCCTCTCAGCCAG CTCGATGATGGCAATGATGCCTCTACTGAggacagtccagagcctccaaagGAACCACAAGGACCACTGAAAGACCATCGACTG GTCCGGCCCTGCAGGCAGCAGCTGGACAAGGAGACAGAGTGGACCAACACCAACGAGGAGAACCTGAGGAGGATCAAAGAAAACCTGACCTCAATAGAACTCAACCTGGAGGAAGGCCTGGAGACGCTCAATGACGGTCAGGACATCAACCAAGAGAGGCAGAAGAAGAATGAGGGATGCTGTAGAGGATGGATTGCGAagtggatggagaggaggaaggagagactgAGGGATGAAGACGTGGCTAGGGAGCTCAAGAGGATGggcgaggag AGCCCAGGGATGGTCTCTGGTCCTGTGTTTGGCAACACTGGCCTCTATCCTCTTGTGACCTCAGCACCCCGGACCCTGGCTGAAGCCCTACgggccctgccctctgctgtggcCCCTCCCTCCCCAGAGAATGTCCCGAGGCCTCTGACTCCTCTCAGCCCTGTCTTTATTGCTCTACCCACTACAGAGAAGTTCCCATACCGCCGTAGCTCTCGGCTGGCCCCCATAACCAACCTGAGTGAGACCGGCCCCACAG GAAGGGAAGGTCAATAA
- the LOC115148733 gene encoding Meckel syndrome type 1 protein-like, producing the protein MADGWSTDTGEAAYRSRDAVKNLTIKIHIQRFTSTAALSQHLQQQVLTQQERRGIELDTLNSQAQSAGDDDEEELVVGWQEKLFSQSESVYQTPLERQYHTEIMALGRTRGRRNRRIFTYTDSDCYTNWEGDSQSMVRQVKSNPTFLAHRMANVRHRRQDRQPVDSTFPKSRLISWEPSEDFVKTSHVVNTPVQTMHIMGDLGPPGKLGQKEKECLLCTIRADGNEVVTIKPDFNKGKEPCRPVTRTR; encoded by the exons ATGGCAGATGGCTGGAGCACCGACACCGGAGAGGCTGCCTATCGTTCCCGAGATGCTGTCAAAAACCTTACAATTAA GATCCATATTCAGAGATTCACCTCCACAGCAGCCCTCTCCCAACACCTTCAGCAGCAGGTTTTGactcaacaggagaggagaggcattGAGCTGGACACCCTCAACTCACAGGCTCAATCAG CCggagatgatgatgaggaggagttgGTGGTAGGCTGGCAGGAGAAGCTGTTCAGTCAG AGTGAGTCAGTATACCAGACTCCACTGGAGAGACAGTACCACACAGAGATCATGGCTCTGGGGCGGACCAGGGGCAGACGGAACCGCAGGATTTTCACCTACACCGATTCTGACTGCTACACCAATTGGGAAGGG GATTCCCAGAGTATGGTGAGGCAGGTCAAGTCCAACCCTACCTTCCTGGCACATAGGATGGCCAATGTCAGACACAGACGACAGGACAGACAGCCAGT TGACAGCACCTTCCCCAAGTCCAGGCTGATTTCCTGGGAGCCCTCGGAGGACTTTGTGAAGACCAGCCACGTGGTCAACACACCTGTACAGACCATGCACATCATGGGGGACCTGGGACCACCGGGCAA ACTTGGCCAAAAGGAGAAGGAATGCTTGTTGTGCACGATAAGAGCAGATGGAAATGAAGTGGTTACCATCAAACCAGACTTCAACAAAGGCAAGGAGCCCTGCAGGCCAGTGACCCGCACCCGCTGA